From Mustela erminea isolate mMusErm1 chromosome 1, mMusErm1.Pri, whole genome shotgun sequence, a single genomic window includes:
- the PLXNB1 gene encoding plexin-B1 isoform X3: MSVELRFGAVVIAKASLSVYDCVAVTELRPSAPCQACVSSRWGCNWCVWQQLCTHKASCDAGPMVVSQQSPLLSPAPPAGDVPTPFPPRSPQAPVTSVPDNLPVEPGVPSTATASAVPPGDRPSLLSPWGPGAGPGPVPASASTESPLHEEPPPPDPPNRPGTAVPAPTDSGPTATPEDLSASHPSPSDAAALPPAPADPGPEADPSAALLDQPPGTAPTTTFPGAAGSVKPAPDWLTREGGELPEADEWTGGDTPAFSTSTLLSGDGDSAEHEGPPAPLILLSSLDYQYDTPGLWELEEVNRGPSACPCVDSVQGSMLMPVHVEREVQLLGRNLGLLQDSPGDSECVMELEGREVVVEAWVECEPPPDTQCRVTCRRHQFSYEALQPELRVGLFLRRAGRLRVDSADGLHVVLYDCSVGHGDCSRCQTARPQYGCVWCKGERPRCVAQEACGETEAVAAQCPAPLIHSVEPLTGPVDGGTRVTIRGSNLGQHVQDVQNTVRVAGVPCAVDVLEYEVSSSFVCVTEASGGEVAGTVTVEVPGRGRGISEHDFAYQDPKVYSIFPTRGPRAGGTHLTLHGSKLLTGRLEDLRVVVGDQPCHLLLEQQADRLQCETSARPTPATLPVAVWFGATERRLQQSQFEYTSDPNVTSAGPTKSFLSGGRKIWVRGQNLDVVQTPRIRVTVAPRALLPSQGLGRRRRVIPETPCSPGASCGGHHFEEPCHVNSSQLITCHTPALPGLPEDPWVRVEFILDNLVFDFTTLSPTPFSYEADPTLQPLSPEDPTMPFRHKPGSVLSVEGENLDLAMSKEEVVAMIGDGPCVVKTLTRHHLYCEPPMEQPLPRHHALRETPDALPEFTVQMGNLRFSLGHVQYDGESPVAFPLAAQVGLGVGTSLLALGVIIIVFIYRRKSKQALRDYKKVQIQLENLESSVRDRCKKEFTDLMTEMTDLTSDLLGSGIPFLDYKVYAERVFFPGHQESPLHRDLGVPESRRPTVEQGLGQLSNLLNSKLFLTKFIHTLESQRTFSARDRAYVASLLTVALHGKLEYFTDILRTLLSDLVAQYVAKNPKLMLRRTETVVEKLLTNWMSICLYTFVRDSVGEPLYMLFRGIKHQVDKGPVDSVTGKAKYTLNDNRLLREDVEYRPLTLNALLAVGPGAGEAQGVPVKVLDCDTISQAKEKMLDQLYKGVPLAQRPDPRTLDVEWRSGVAGHLILSDEDVTSEVQGLWRRLNTLQHYKVPDGATVALVPCLTKHVLRENQDYVPGERTPMLEDVDEGGIRPWHLVKPSEEPEPPRPRRGSLRGGERERAKAIPEIYLTRLLSMKGTLQKFVDDLFQVILSTSRPVPLAIKYFFDLLDEQAQQHGISDQDTVHIWKTNSLPLRFWINIIKNPQFVFDVQTSDNMDAVLLVIAQTFMDACTLADHKLGRDSPINKLLYARDIPRYKRMVERYYADIRQTVPASDQEMNSILAELSRNYSGDLGARVALHELYKYINKYYDQIITALEEDGTAQKMQLGYRLQQIAAAVENKVTDL, translated from the exons GGGGTGTAACTGGTGTGTCTGGCAGCAACTGTGCACGCACAAGGCCTCGTGTGACGCCGGGCCGATGGTGGTCAGCCAGCAG AGCCCgcttctctccccagcccctccagcaGGAGATgtacccacccccttccctcccagaaGCCCCCAGGCCCCAGTCACCTCTGTTCCCGACAACCTTCCCGTGGAGCCTGGGGTCCCCTCCACAGCCACAGCCTCGGCTGTCCCACCTGGGGACAGGCCTTCCCTGCTCAGCCCCTGGGGGCCAGGGGCGGGTCCTGGTCCGGTACCTGCCTCCGCCTCCACAGAGTCACCTCTCCATGAGGAACCTCCCCCTCCCGACCCCCCCAACAGACCTGGAACTGCTGTCCCCGCCCCCACTGACTCCGGACCCACGGCCACACCCGAGGACCTCTCGGCCTCCCACCCATCGCCCTCAGATGCAGCAgcactgccccccgcccctgcagaCCCCGGCCCCGAGGCCGACCCCTCTGCGGCACTCCTGGACCAGCCCCCCGGCACTGCTCCCACCACCACTTTCCCAGGGGCCGCTGGCTCCGTGAAACCTGCCCCGGACTGGCTCACGAGAGAAGGCGGCGAGCTGCCTGAGGCGGACGAGTGGACGGGGGGTGACACGCCCGCCTTCTCCACTTCCACCCTCCTCTCAGGTGATGGAGACTCGGCTGAGCACGAGggccctcccgcccccctcatCCTCCTGTCCAGCCTCGACTACCAATACGACACCCCCGGGCTCTGGGAGCTG GAGGAGGTGAACCGGGGGCCAAGTGCCTGCCCTTGTGTAGACAGCGTTCAGGGTTCCATGCTAATGCCAGTGCACGTGGAGCGAGAAGTCCAGCTGCTGGGCAGGAACCTGGGCCTCCTCCAG GACAGCCCAGGAGACAGTGAGTGTGTGATGGAGCTGGAGGGCCGCGAAGTGGTGGTCGAGGCCTGGGTGGAGTGCGAGCCTCCTCCAGACACCCAGTGTCGTGTGACCTGCCGGCGGCACCAG TTCAGCTATgaggctctgcagccagagctGCGCGTGGGGCTGTTTCTGCGTCGGGCTGGCCGTCTGCGTGTGGACAGTGCCGACGGGCTGCATG TGGTGCTGTACGACTGCTCTGTGGGACATGGGGACTGCAGCCGCTGCCAAACTGCCAGGCCCCAGTACggctgtgtgtggtgtaaggggGAGCGTCCACGCTGCGTGGCCCAGGAGGCGTGTGGCGAGACCGAAGCTGTGGCCGCTCAGTGCCCCGCCCCCCTCATCCACTCG GTGGAGCCACTGACTGGGCCCGTGGACGGAGGCACCCGTGTCACCATCAGGGGCTCCAATCTGGGCCAACACGTGCAGGACGTACAGAACACGGTCAGGGTGGCCGGGGTGCCCTGTGCCGTGGACGTTCTGGAGTACGAGGTCTCTAGTAG CTTCGTGTGTGTCACTGAGGCCAGCGGCGGGGAGGTAGCTGGCACGGTGACGGTGGAGGTGCCAGGAAGAGGACGTGGCATCTCAGAGCACGACTTCGCCTACCAG GACCCGAAGGTGTATTCCATCTTCCCGACCCGGGGCCCCAGAGCCGGGGGCACCCATCTGACCCTGCATGGCTCCAAGCTCCTGACTGGGCGGCTGGAGGACCTCCGAGTTGTCGTTGGAGACCAGCCTTGTCACCT GCTGCTGGAGCAGCAGGCCGATCGGCTGCAGTGTGAGACCAGCGCCCGCCCTACGCCTGCCACGCTTCCTGTGGCTGTGTGGTTTGGGGCCACTGAGCGGAGGCTTCAACAAAGCCAGTTTGAGTACACATCAGACCCCAATGTCACCTCTGCTGGCCCCACGAAGAGCTTCCTCAG CGGAGGACGTAAGATATGGGTCCGTGGCCAGAATTTGGATGTGGTACAGACACCAAGAATCCGAGTGACTGTGGCCCCAAGAGCCCTGCTGCCTAGCCAGGGGCTTGGGCGGAGGCGCCGCGTGATCCCGGAGACGCCATGCTCCCCTGGGGCTTCCTGTGGCGGCCATCAT tttGAGGAGCCGTGCCACGTGAACTCCTCTCAGCTCATCACGTGCCACACGCCTGCCCTCCCAGGCCTGCCCGAGGACCCCTGGGTCCGGGTGGAATTTATCCTCGACAACCTGGTCTTTGACTTCACAACGCTGAGCCCCACACCCTTCTCCTATGAGGCCGACCCCACCCTGCAGCCCCTCAGCCCCGAGGACCCCACCATGCCATTTCGGCATAAGCCCGGGAGCGTGCTCTCTGTGGAG GGGGAGAATCTGGACCTTGCGATGTCCAAGGAGGAGGTGGTGGCCATGATAGGGGATGGCCCCTGTGTGGTGAAGACGCTGACCCGCCACCACCTGTACTGTGAGCCCCCCATGGAGCAGCCCCTGCCCCGGCACCACGCCCTCCGAGAGACACCGGATGCTTTGCCTGAGTTCACG GTGCAGATGGGGAACCTGCGCTTCTCCCTGGGCCACGTGCAATACGATGGCGAGAGCCCCGTGGCTTTTCCCTTGGCAGCCCAGGTGGGCTTGGGGGTGGGCACGTCTCTTCTGGCTCTGGGCGTCATCATCATTGTCTTCATATACAG GAGGAAGAGCAAGCAGGCCCTGAGGGACTACAAGAAGGTCCAGATCCAGCTGGAGAATCTGGAGAGCAGTGTGCGGGACCGCTGCAAGAAGGAGTTCACAG ACCTCATGACCGAGATGACCGATCTCACCAGTGACCTACTGGGCAGTGGCATCCCCTTCCTCGACTATAAGGTGTATGCCGAGAGAGTCTTCTTCCCCGGGCACCAGGAATCACCCTTGCACAGGGACCTGGGTGTCCCTGAGAGCAGGCGCCCCACCGTGGAACAGGGACTGGGGCAGCTCTCCAACCTGCTTAACAGCAAGCTCTTCCTCACCAAG TTCATCCACACCCTGGAGAGCCAGCGCACCTTCTCGGCTCGGGACCGCGCCTACGTGGCATCTCTGCTCACCGTGGCTCTGCATGGGAAGCTCGAGTATTTCACTGACATCCTCCGCACGCTGCTTAGTGACCTGGTGGCCCAGTACGTGGCCAAGAACCCGAAGCTGATGCTGCGCAG GACGGAGACCGTGGTGGAGAAGCTGCTCACCAACTGGATGTCCATCTGCCTGTACACTTTTGTCAGG GACTCAGTAGGGGAGCCTCTGTACATGCTTTTTCGGGGAATTAAGCATCAAGTAGACAAGGGACCAGTGGACAGCGTGACTGGCAAAGCCAAATACACCCTGAATGACAACCGCCTTCTCAGAGAGGATGTGGAATACCGTCCCCTG ACCCTGAATGCACTGTTGGCTGTGGGGCCTGGCGCGGGAGAGGCCCAGGGGGTGCCTGTGAAGGTCCTGGATTGTGACACCATCTCCCAGGCCAAAGAGAAGATGTTGGACCAGCTTTATAAAGGAGTACCTCTGGCCCAGCGGCCAGACCCCCGCACCCTGGATGTCG AGTGGCGGTCCGGGGTGGCTGGGCATCTCATTCTTTCCGACGAGGATGTGACTTCGGAGGTCCAGGGTCTGTGGAGGCGCCTGAACACCCTGCAGCATTACAAG GTCCCAGATGGAGCGACCGTGGCCCTGGTCCCCTGCCTCACCAAGCACGTTCTCCGAGAAAACCAGGATTATGTCCCTGGAGAGC GGACCCCAATGCTGGAGGATGTGGATGAGGGGGGCATCCGGCCCTGGCACCTGGTGAAGCCGAGTGAGGAACCGGAGCCCCCCAGGCCTCGGAGGGGCAGCCTTCGGGGCGGGGAGCGCGAGCGAGCCAAGGCCATCCCTGAGATCTACCTGACTCGCCTGCTGTCCATGAAG ggcaCCCTGCAGAAGTTTGTGGACGACCTCTTCCAGGTGATTCTCAGCACCAGCCGCCCCGTGCCACTTGCTATTAAGTACTTCTTTGACCTGCTGGACGAGCAGGCCCAGCAGCACGGCATCTCCGACCAGGACACCGTCCACATCTGGAAGACCAACAG CCTGCCCCTGAGATTCTGGATCAACATCataaaaaaccctcagtttgtgttcGACGTGCAGACATCTGATAACATGGACGCCGTGCTCTTGGTCATCGCGCAAACGTTCATGGATGCCTGCACGCTTGCTGACCACAAGCTGGGCCGG GACTCCCCCATCAACAAACTTCTATATGCTCGAGATATTCCCCGTTACAAACGGATGGTAGAAAG GTACTACGCAGACATCAGGCAGACCGTCCCTGCCAGTGATCAAGAGATGAACTCCATCCTGGCTGAGCTGTCTCGG AACTACTCTGGGGACCTTGGGGCACGAGTGGCCCTCCACGAGCTCTACAAGTACATCAACAAGTACTATGACCAG ATCATCACTGCCCTGGAGGAGGACGGCACCGCTCAGAAGATGCAGCTGGGCTACCGGCTCCAGCAGATCGCAGCTGCTGTGGAGAACAAGGTCACAGACCTGTAG